The Thermoanaerobaculia bacterium DNA segment CCGATGAATGGCCTTGCGTTAAATGCTTTGCATGACGCGGCCTTCGACTCCGGACTGGTTACCTTGGACATGAAAGGTCGACTCGTGCTCTCGACCAGACTCAGAGAACATGTGCCTTATCGGCTCTTCGAGGATTTCTTCACTCGGTTCGAGGGGACGGCCGTTGCTGCGCCGGTACGATTTCAACCATCGGAAGAGAACCTCGCCTACCACCGT contains these protein-coding regions:
- a CDS encoding HNH endonuclease, whose protein sequence is PMNGLALNALHDAAFDSGLVTLDMKGRLVLSTRLREHVPYRLFEDFFTRFEGTAVAAPVRFQPSEENLAYHRENVFQL